One genomic region from Quercus robur chromosome 4, dhQueRobu3.1, whole genome shotgun sequence encodes:
- the LOC126723553 gene encoding F-box/kelch-repeat protein At3g23880-like translates to MSDYLPDEVLLEILQRLSVKSLIQLRCVSKSWNSLITSSALINSHLARSLSLPSKSNNLIVRYRIDRPYVEHYKLIHDDNASFDQIQQLEIPVKCLHINHFILIGSINGLFSLYELDRFILWNPSIGKSITLPKPCIKTHDFGICYLAFGFDPRTNDYKVVRIVVQCVPKNMYEEPKQTLVEIYSLNEGSWRITSAGASYPLGISFNYWRRPAASLNGAVHFAANVKGSAFSPLVLSFDLGDEVFRMIPVPDSAFKEDDDVHTTVIGGSLTLLCHDPAIHTLNKPCSIWMMKEYGIVDSWTKLCTVDLNREIIRVLGIRKNGHIFVVAKLPCDWELSSYDLESQQVKKLGICGNPYFFHIDDYMENLVLLDKPNDAVSKGESE, encoded by the coding sequence ATGTCGGACTATCTCCCAGATGAGGTGTTGCTGGAGATACTTCAGAGACTAAGCGTGAAATCACTAATTCAATTAAGGTGCGTTTCAAAATCATGGAACTCTCTAATCACAAGCTCTGCTTTAATAAATTCCCACCTCGCTCGATCACTTTCACTTCCCTCCAAATCTAACAATTTAATTGTTAGATATCGCATTGATAGACCCTATGTAGAGCACTACAAATTAATTCATGATGACAATGCCTCATTTGATCAAATTCAACAACTTGAGATCCCAGTAAAGTGTCTTCATATTAaccattttatattaattggtTCCATCAATGGATTGTTCAGCCTTTATGAACTAGACCGCTTTATTCTTTGGAATCCCTCTATTGGGAAATCTATCACCCTTCCCAAACCTTGCATTAAGACGCATGACTTTGGTATATGTTATCTAGCATTTGGGTTTGATCCGCGGACTAATGATTATAAGGTAGTGAGGATTGTAGTTCAATGTGTACCTAAAAATATGTATGAAGAGCCTAAGCAAACTCTGGTTGAGATTTACTCTCTTAATGAGGGCTCTTGGAGAATAACTAGTGCTGGCGCCTCTTATCCGCTGGgtattagttttaattattgGAGGCGGCCAGCAGCTTCTTTAAATGGGGCTGTACATTTTGCAGCGAATGTTAAGGGCAGTGCCTTTAGTCCATTAGTTTTGTCATTTGATTTGGGTGATGAGGTTTTTCGCATGATACCAGTGCCGGATAGTGCATTTAAAGAAGACGATGATGTTCATACCACAGTAATTGGGGGATCGCTTACTCTATTATGTCATGACCCTGCTATTCATACATTGAACAAGCCTTGTTCCATTTGGATGATGAAAGAGTATGGCATCGTTGATTCTTGGACCAAACTGTGCACTGTTGATCTCAATAGAGAAATTATAAGGGTATTAGGTATCCGGAAGAATGGACATATATTTGTAGTGGCAAAACTACCATGTGATTGGGAGCTCTCTTCGTATGACCTTGAGAGccaacaagtaaagaaattggGGATTTGTGGGAATCCATACTTTTTCCATATTGATGATTACATGGAAAACCTTGTCTTACTTGACAAACCAAATGATGCAGTTTCCAAAGGGGAGAGTGAGTAG